Part of the Candidatus Angelobacter sp. genome is shown below.
TTGAAGTTTCGAGTTTTGATTTCAATTCGCGAGGCAGCCCAACTTGAAACATGAAATCTGAAGCTTACTCGTTGGGCATTGACCTGGGTGGTTCGAGCATCAAAACAATCGCCGTGACGCCACAGGGTGAAACGTTGTCCCGCCACAACACCGATTTCGATCCAGCCAAATCGATGGAGTGGGCGGAAAAGATACGCTCGCTCGCCGGCGAAATTCAGAGAGAACGCGGAACGCCAGCCGATGGCATCGGCCTTTCGGCGCCGGGCCTGGCGGCGGCGGACGGGCGTTCCATTGCCTGCATGCCGGAGCGTTTGCAAGGACTGGAAGGCCTCGACTGGACGAAGTTTCTCGGCGCGGCACGGACCATTCCGGTCTTGAACGACGCACACGCGGCATTGCTGGGCGAGGCCTGGGTCGGCGCGGCGCGCGGTTTCCGGAACGTCATCATGCTCACGCTGGGCACCGGTGTCGGGGGCGCGGCGATCGTGGATGGCCGGCTGCTTCGCGGCCACATCGGTCGCGGCGGTCATCTGGGCCATTCATCGCTCGACCCCGACGGTCCGCCGGATTGCGCCGGCGCGCCGGGCAGCATCGAAGTCGCCATCGGCAATTGCACGATTCAACAGCGCTCACGCGGCCGGTTTCAATCCACGCACGATCTGATCACGGCGCACCTGAACGGCGACGCCGACGCCACCGCAATCTGGCTGAAGTCGGTGAAGGCCCTGGCGGCCGCCGTTTGCTCGTTCATCAACATTCTCGACCCGGAGGCGGTC
Proteins encoded:
- a CDS encoding ROK family protein; translated protein: MKSEAYSLGIDLGGSSIKTIAVTPQGETLSRHNTDFDPAKSMEWAEKIRSLAGEIQRERGTPADGIGLSAPGLAAADGRSIACMPERLQGLEGLDWTKFLGAARTIPVLNDAHAALLGEAWVGAARGFRNVIMLTLGTGVGGAAIVDGRLLRGHIGRGGHLGHSSLDPDGPPDCAGAPGSIEVAIGNCTIQQRSRGRFQSTHDLITAHLNGDADATAIWLKSVKALAAAVCSFINILDPEAVIIGGGIARAGKVLFEPLEKFLDPMEWRPGGHRAKILPAQLGEFAGAFGAAANALKPGS